The genomic region ATCGTAAGGTTTTAGTACATAGTCGATACTATTTAGTTGGAAAGACTTTAAAGCATATTCACTGTAAGCAGTGGTAAATATAATTGGTACATCCACATCGACAGTATCATAAATTTGAAAGCAATTGCCATCACTTAATTCAATATCTTGAAAAATAAGGTCTGGAGCTTTGTTTTCCTGAAACCACTGAATACTATCTTCTACCGATTCAACCTTGTCAACGACATTTATTTGAGGATCATACTGTGTGATTAACTTTTCTAATCTTTGTGCAGTATGTATCTCGTCTTCAATGATCAAAACGTTCATAATTCGAATGGTTTAGGATAGGAAGTAAAATGCTAAATGTATCTTTAGTTTCTTTAATGTGAATATTTTCCTGAGCAATTAATAAATAACGTTGTCTGATATTTTCTAAACCTAACCCTGTGGAGTTTTCTTCTCCTGTTTCTTTTTTGTTTAGGTTATTGCTAACAATGATGTAGTTTTCTTCAATGCCAATAGTGATTTTTAATGGCTGTTTTTTGGATAACTTATTATGCTTAATCGCATTCTCAATTAAAGTTTGTAATGCTGTAGGTGGAATGTAAGTACTCTTTAAAGTTGGTTCATCTAAGTCTATCTGAAGATGAACAGCATCATTAAATCGTGTCTTGATAAGAAAAAAATAATCTTCAACGATATTCATTTCTGTAGACATTTCCACTAATGTATGTTGGTTTTGAGCGATAATATAACGTAAAGTCTTCGACAGTTTGATAATAAAGTCAGATGCCAAATTCTGATCAGTATGTACAATACTGGATAATACGCTTAGGCTGTTGAAAAGAAAGTGAGGTTCAATCTGTGCTTTTAATGCCATGTATTGAGATAACACTTTTTCCTTCTCTAACTCTTTAAATTGTAACTCTTGCTCTTTGTAATTAATGCTTTTTTTTAAATATAGGTTGGTCATATAAATCATCATATAGATGATAGATAAGCCAAAGGTTAACTCTGGGTTGATAAAGCTTATTTCTTCCCAAAGGTGAGCATTATTATATATCGTTGCATCTCCCCACATATAGATATTATTGGAGATAAGTCCAATAGTGAGTGAATACAAAATATTTAAACCTATTTGTATACGAGTTTCTCCTGGATAAATTCGTTTGTTGAGGTAACTAATAATATACCAGCAAAATAGCCAGAATGAAGTAAAGACCACTGTGAAAACAGCTGCTCTCTCATTCAAAGGGAAAAAGCCACTGAAACTTCTATCGAAGCCTTTTATGGTTAATTGTATTAAAAATACAATTAGTAGGCGAATGAAAAATTTCTGTAAAGGTGAAAACTTCATTGATTTTAATTTTTTTCAACACTACAAAGGTAAGTTACTGAAAAATCAAATCAGATGAATATTCTCTGAATTGTAGCATTTTCTGTTAAGCCGTAAAATTACACCGTTGAAATGTTAGAAACTCCATTTTAGTCTCCAGTTAATTTGAGAGCCACCTTGGCCGTATTGAGAATCCTCTTCTCCAAAGAAGAACATACCAAAAACAAAAATTTCAAAATTGTCACTTAATGATGTCGTCGCATTACCACCAATATAATAAGAGCCATCATTACTATTAATAATACTATTTACGCCTAACCTCGTTAATGGGGTGAGCTGGTATTGCATTTCATTAAAAAAGGCAAATCGACCGAGTGAAAGTGTTTTAGGAGTTAATTGAAAGTTAGGGTCGATGGGACCGATAGCATCTGTAGCACCAGCACTATTATAGATAGTTTCTGTATGTAAATACAATGAATTTTTGAAAGTATAGTCTAAAGATATATCCATTACAACAGAAGGTGATTCACCACTGTAATCAGGGTAAAAGAAAGTGCCTTCACCTTTAAAGCCTGCTCCTCCTATCTGTCCTTCCCAGCCCCAACCAAGGTTGTAGTTTTCTCTTACATAACCTGCAAGAAACTGGAAGTCATATTGCCATAAGTTCGTCTTAAACAGTGCTGCAGCATTGTAATACTCAAATTCATTGGAAGGAGAGAAGACAAACTCTATTGAACTTACCGGCCCTAGATAATTTCGGATTAGTATAGCATCAGCACCTGGTCTTTCTTCGTAGTCAAAGTCAAAAAATGAATAGGTGTTGAATAAGTCATTTGGGTTCCATACCATAGTCACTCCCCAGTTGATACGCTGTCTACCGACTCTTACTTGCCAATCTCCTGTTGAATAGTCAAAATAAAAACGATCAATTTGTGAGTTTAATACATATGAATTCCCATCTGTCCAATTATAAGACATATTGAATGCGTATTGATCTTGACTAGCAAATTGCTGTGCATAATCTGGGACATATTGCGGACTTGCACCAAACAATAACCGATTACGACCTTCTAATGCTAAAGTGATTTTATCTGAGGCATAATATTTAAAGTTTAAGCGATTGTGAAACAGGTTGTCAATAAACCACTCGTCATCAATATCAGTGGGTAAACTCACTGTTTGCATAAATTTTAAGTAACCACTAGAAACAAAGTTTTCTTTGAATTTACTGGTTTTTACCTCATCATCTTGAGCAAAAAGTAGTGTTGGTAGTAAAAGTAAAAAAGGTAGTAAGCTTTTTTTCATTGTTGTAAGAGAAGTAGGTCAAGCACCCATAACTTAAGTCGTGGGTGCTTGAGTAGATATATTATTTAGCGTCAATAATTTTACCGTCATCAAATTGAATCACTCTTTTAGCTCTATCCATTACTCTTTGGTCATGAGTAGCGATCACAAAAGTGATATTTTCCTTTTCATTAAGGTGCCTCATGATATCTAAAAGGTCAGAAGTAGCTTTTGAATCAAGGTTGGCAGTAGGTTCATCTGCTAAAATCAATTTAGGTTTTGAAGCTAATGCTCTTGCAACAGCTACACGTTGTTGCTGACCACCTGAAAGTTTGGTAGGAAACTGCTTGCCTTTATCACCAATACCAACAGCGTCTAATAACTCTTTTGAACGAGCAGCTCTTTCTGATTTTGGCTTTCCTTGCAATTCCATAATGAACTCTACATTTTCTTCTGCAGTGAGTACAGGCATCAAGGAGTAGTCTTGAAAAACAAATCCAATATGATCTCTACGGTAAGTAATCATATCAGCTGATGAACGATCATGAAGGTCAGTTCCATCAATTAAAACTTTACCTGATGTTGGTGTATCTAATCCTCCTAGAATATTCAAGAAAGTTGTTTTTCCACAACCTGAAGGACCAACAACAGCGGTAAATTCACCTTCTTCTATTTTTAAGTTCACATGGTTTAAAGCGTGAACTGGAATTGTATCTGCGTTATATGTTTTGACTAAGTCTTTTATTTCGATCATCTTAGTATGAATTTAAATTTGGAAATAGAGTGATGCATTGCTGCATTTTTTGATTGGATTATCCTTTGTATCTCACTGCTTCGGCAGGGTTTAATCGGATAGCTCTGAATGCAGGAGGTAAAGCCGAAACAATAGCTGTTACCAAGATCATAAAGAACAATGGAATGAAAGAATCAGGCATTAATGGATAGACCACATTGCTGAACCCTGCGATTGAACTTTCCGAATACTTTAGACCATGTTCACCATAATAAGTAATCAATCCTATTGATAATCCGGCACCAATTACACCTCCAATTAAAGAGATATAAATTGTTTCTAGTACAATCATAGTGAACACTTTAGTTCTATTTAATCCTACAGCCATTAATACACCAAGCTCTCTAGATCTTTCCCAAATAGCCATTGTCATTGAGTTCAGAATACCGAAGCCTAAAGCGAAAAGTATGATACCTAAAATGATATAACTATTGGTATTGCCAGTCTCCGCTAAGGCACTTAACTCTGGCATTATTTCTCTCCAAGTTTGAATGTTCAAGTCTTTTTTAGTGATTTCACTTTTAAGATGATCTCTTAAACCATTAGGATTTGAACCACCTTCAATTGATGTCATTGCTATTTCATGAATAAACTTTTGCCCAGCATTTCTCCACATATCTTTGGATTGGGTAAAGGCTACAGTTTTATCAAAATCAGGAGAACTCGTAGCAAAAATACCAGCTACTCTATAGGCAGTATTGACCATTTCGTTATTAGGTCCCATATAGGCAATAACGATCTTCGAACGGATCTTTACCTTCAACTTTTTTGCTAAACTTTGCCCAATAACAATTTGATTTTTTCTTTTTCCTTTGAAATAATCCCCTTCAATAAGAAAAGATTGAATCTCTGTAACATCCTTTTCCTTATTGGGATCCATGCCTATGATTTTGATTCCCTGACTATCGTTGGCAGATGAGGCCATACCATTGATAATAACTCTAGGTGAGCAACCTTTTGTCAATGAATCTTTTTCTGCAATTTTAACGATGGCCTGATAGTTAGGAATAGAATCTTTAAAGCTGTTGTTAACTTCAAATCCTGTTTTATGAATTTGTACGTGGGCTAAATCTGTGATCAAAGATTCTTGTACTTTCGATTCCATCATCCCTGTGATCAGGGCCATGGTGAATATCCCACCTAAAAGTCCAATAGCAATTGAGGCGATGAGGATACCACTTCTCATTTTGTTTCTCCAAACATTTCGCCACGATATTTTTGTAATCATCATTGTATTAAATGTTTAAGAGTGAATAGCTTCAACAGTTTTGATTCGAGATACATGAATCATAGGATAGATTGTACAGACGATCATGATAAATGCCATCAATAGTGCTTGAGGCCAAATAATATCTAAACTTGCAGTAAATCTTAAGATAGGTTCCATTCCCATTTTAGCCATAGCATCACCTTTTGCACCATCGATGTGAATAGGGTGATTTTCCATGTACAATAGGATAGGGAAGCCAGCAACAATAGAAGAAACGATGCCTATTAAACCAATAAATAATGATTCTTGTAAAAGCATACTGTAGATTTTAGACTTCACCATACCTACTGCTGTAAGAATACCGAATTCTCTTTCCCTTTCGATTGTCATCATTAAAATGGTACTGAAAATTCCGAAAGCAATAACGATATATAAGATATAGATCATGATCTTTCCACCTTCACGGTCAGTGTTAATCATATTGACCATCTCAGGTGATAATTCGTCCCAGCTCATTACCTCAAATTTTGCTTTGTCAAGGCGGTCTCTCAGTTCAGTAACTGTTTGATCAATTTGTCTTGTGTCTTTGATATTTAGAATATATGCGTTCAGCATATTGGGAGCGGAAACAAAATATTGAACAGTAGGCAAAGACATATATACTACTTGATTGTTCATTTGTGGGTTGGGGTGCTTAATAATCCCTTGAATTTTATATAATTCAGCGGCACTAGCTCCATGGTATCCTTGACCAAGTAAGGCGAGTGTATCATTCACAGAGATTCCTAAATACTTGGCTAAACCTTCTCCAATGATAATGTCTTTACTATCATTAGAAAGGTAAGTTCCCTTTACCATTTTTTGAGAAAGGCTACTTAATTGATCTTCACCTTCAGGTTCTGTACCCACTATCATTACACCTTTTGTAAGTGTGTCAGTAGCAGCCATTCCATAGGTTTCTAAACGACCAAAAGCTCCTTTTACATTTTTATCTGATAGTATTTTGTCTCTAGTGTCTTTGGAATCTTCCATCAATTTATTGATTGATTTATCATTCCAATATCCTTCTTGATGAACTTGAGCATACCCCATATAGAATCTTGCAGCAGTATCAATCATCTGTCCATAAGATCCTTCTTGAAGGGAACGCATCAAGATCGCCAAGATAACAGCGAAGAAGATGGAAGAAATACTCGTTATTGTTCTACGCTTACTTCTCCAAAGATTTCGCCATGCAATTTTAGTAATCATGGTAATCGTTGCTTTAAATTATCTAACTCTTTTCATATTTTGTTGAGTGAAGAAATTCTCGTTGATCTTCTGATTGTATTTAGCTTCATTGTAGATCATCACAGTTTTCTTACCTTCTTCATCAGCGGGTACCATTTCCATTCTTGTAGGCATTGTTCTACCTCCCATTTCTTTCACATCAAAGCAGTTCAAAGTATTGACTAAGTACATATCTTCATCATAATTTTCTACTTTGATTTGGTTGTAAATGCCATCAGTTGTTACCCAGACTAATACCTTACCCCAAACAACAGCTGCATCTTCATGTGGAATCATTTCTATTTTATAGCACTCAAGCCCATGAACTGTTTCTTTACCTAGTAATTTATGGCTGTAGTCTTTTACAACAGAAGCTCCTTTCATTAAATCATCATTGGTAAAGTCGGAGCCCATCCAAGCTTGAGACATCATAGAGGGGGAAATCTTAATAGTACGTTCAATACTTGGTGTCCATGACCACATTTCTTTGTAACGTTTTAATGATGAGGAACCTTTGTCTTTTGCAGGAGAAGTGACTAATACTAAGAAAAAGTCATCTGTACCTTTAGACCATGATTTCATCTGCATGGTTCTTGTCCAATCCGGTCGGATAACTTTCATGGTCATATTGATATAGCTACTTTGTCCTCTCTGTTGCTCTTGCATTTTTGCAATAATCTCTGAAGCAGTTTCTTGTGCTACAATGGGGAAGGATACAAGGTAAAATACTAGGGTTATTAATGCTGATGTTAAACGTTTCATAATTATTTAGTGGTGATTGATTTATATATTTGATCGTAAATTATTTCTAGTTTTTGATTTGGAGAATCATAGATGTTGGCAGAAGATAATAAGCCATGTCCTTCTGTACATGTTGTTATTAATAGTGCTGTGTTTTCTGGATCGACATCCTCTCTGATAATTCCTCTCTCTATTTCTTTTTTGATACAGTCACTAAGCTTTTGTTTGAATTTTTTAAAGTAATTCCTTGACATAGAGAGGATTTTCTCATCATTTCTGATAGAATAAAGCATATTGAGATACATTTCGAAGAAATTGTCATTCCCTTCATTTATCCTTTTGATTGCTTCATCGAACTGTTGTAAAATCATTGATAATGCATCTTTTAAGGACATGTCTTGTATGGGTAGTTTTACAACATTGTTAGACATGTCTTCCCAATAATAATGGATGCAAGTTGAGGTGAGCTCCTTCTTGTCTTTGAAATGATGGTAAAATGCACCTTTTGATAATCCCGAAGCTTTAATGACTTCATTAAGAGATACTTTGTTAAGTCCTTTTTCTTCAAAAAGCTGTAGGGCTACAGTAATTATATGTGTTTTAGTGTCTTTTTCCATAGATAACATTCAATAGACCGACTGGTCGGTATGTGAATGTAATAATATATTTTTTTAGAACAAAATCTTGTAAATAAAAAAGCCACTTCCTTTTCAAGAAGTGGCTTTTTTAATCAGAATATGATACTTATTAATTAAAAACTGGTACTGGCTCAGCTTTTAAAGATTCTGTATTAAAGTTGTTGATGATACTACCATCCTTACGAATAGTAATGTGATCTTTAGTACAATTCACTTTGTATTCGTGTTTTTCTATTTGGATAGTGAAGTTATTATCATCTAATGCTTTGAAAGTATAGCCTTTATCTGATTTGAATTCAGATAATAGAACATCTTTATAGTAGATACCTACCCACTTTTTGTTGTGAGGTTTTACTTTAATATCATGCTCATCTCTGAAGTTCTTAAGTGCATACTTTTTAGTATCATGTGATTGGAAGTACTTAGGGTCAATCTTAAATAAGTATTCACCGTCAAATGCCCAATCATGACCTTTCTTAATATCGTTTAGGTGAAGCCAAGAGTAATAATCATTCTTGATCGTATACTCCTCTTCTAATAGCTGAGCTTCTTTAATAATTTCACTTGTTAAATCGTCTCTAGACTTAATATCCTCAACGTTAGACATGCTGTGTTTGTAGTGGTTATACACTAAAAACTCTTCATATACAGTCATTTTGAATGTATTTGATTCAGCTTCTCCTTCTTCATCTTCTTCAACTACAGTAGTTGTTTCTTCGATTTTTACACCTCTTTCGTCCACAGGTACCACTTCGATAACATCTGGTTCTTCTTCAGGCTCAGGAGGAGTAATAGGTTGTTGGTCTACAACTACAACTTCCTCTTCTTTAGGTTCTGCTTCTTTAGCTCTAGCAACTCTTCTATCAAAAATTACAGGGTTTGTGTATTGAATATGTCGTAAAGTAACAGAAGAAAGAATTACGTTATCTTGTTTTACAGCAATATATCCTTTGTCTCCAGGTTGGTAGGGTAATTCTATAACATCACTTCTTTTATTAATATCAAAAGCAGTTCTATTGTTGTTGATGAAACTTACCAATTCAAGATTGTCGGTATTGGTAATGTTATCTACAAAAGCGTAATATTTGTTGTCTTGTTCTTTGATTAAAATAACACCATCCCATTCTTTAGAGCTGGAGTGAAATGCAAATGAAGACAAGAGTATTAGGCCTGTTAGTAGATTAATATACTTTTTGTAGTTCATTTTTGTATTTAGTAATTCAAATTGAATGAAATCTTTAAAGAATAAATAGTTTTACTGTTTAAAAAGTTAAAAACAAAAGTAATTAAAAAAAATAGATATTCAGTTATTTTACCTTTGTGCAAAGTAAAAATAAAGATCTAATGTTGGTAATAAAACTGATTCTCAGTTTTTATTGTCTTTTTATTAATTTTATGTAAAAGTTTCTCATTTTCTTTTACTATTAGATATTTATTATCTGAATATAAGGTGTATATATGCTCTCCAGTCTTGATTTTAAGCATATTGTCATTTCTCATTTGAATTGAATATGAGCTATTTGATTTAAAAGCAATGATCTCATGGTCTTCGAAATAGATTCCCAAAAGCTTTTTACTATGAGGTTTAATAAAGATTTTTTCATGTTTAAGAAAGTCAGTAACTGATGCTTCATCTTTGTATTTAATCCTGAAATAATTCTCTTTTATTTCAAATAAATACTCCCCGTCAAAGGCGTATTCAAGCTTTTTTCTTTTGTGCTCAAGATGTAACCAACTATTGTGATCTTTCACCACATAATACTCTCCATCAAACATTTTGGCATCTTTTTTTAGAGATACCCCTTCTCTTGTAGGTTGTTTATTGTTCTTGTAGCTTGGGTAAAGTGAACTTTGAA from Flammeovirga agarivorans harbors:
- a CDS encoding sensor histidine kinase; its protein translation is MKFSPLQKFFIRLLIVFLIQLTIKGFDRSFSGFFPLNERAAVFTVVFTSFWLFCWYIISYLNKRIYPGETRIQIGLNILYSLTIGLISNNIYMWGDATIYNNAHLWEEISFINPELTFGLSIIYMMIYMTNLYLKKSINYKEQELQFKELEKEKVLSQYMALKAQIEPHFLFNSLSVLSSIVHTDQNLASDFIIKLSKTLRYIIAQNQHTLVEMSTEMNIVEDYFFLIKTRFNDAVHLQIDLDEPTLKSTYIPPTALQTLIENAIKHNKLSKKQPLKITIGIEENYIIVSNNLNKKETGEENSTGLGLENIRQRYLLIAQENIHIKETKDTFSILLPILNHSNYERFDH
- a CDS encoding ABC transporter ATP-binding protein, with protein sequence MIEIKDLVKTYNADTIPVHALNHVNLKIEEGEFTAVVGPSGCGKTTFLNILGGLDTPTSGKVLIDGTDLHDRSSADMITYRRDHIGFVFQDYSLMPVLTAEENVEFIMELQGKPKSERAARSKELLDAVGIGDKGKQFPTKLSGGQQQRVAVARALASKPKLILADEPTANLDSKATSDLLDIMRHLNEKENITFVIATHDQRVMDRAKRVIQFDDGKIIDAK
- a CDS encoding ABC transporter permease, translated to MMITKISWRNVWRNKMRSGILIASIAIGLLGGIFTMALITGMMESKVQESLITDLAHVQIHKTGFEVNNSFKDSIPNYQAIVKIAEKDSLTKGCSPRVIINGMASSANDSQGIKIIGMDPNKEKDVTEIQSFLIEGDYFKGKRKNQIVIGQSLAKKLKVKIRSKIVIAYMGPNNEMVNTAYRVAGIFATSSPDFDKTVAFTQSKDMWRNAGQKFIHEIAMTSIEGGSNPNGLRDHLKSEITKKDLNIQTWREIMPELSALAETGNTNSYIILGIILFALGFGILNSMTMAIWERSRELGVLMAVGLNRTKVFTMIVLETIYISLIGGVIGAGLSIGLITYYGEHGLKYSESSIAGFSNVVYPLMPDSFIPLFFMILVTAIVSALPPAFRAIRLNPAEAVRYKG
- a CDS encoding ABC transporter permease codes for the protein MITKIAWRNLWRSKRRTITSISSIFFAVILAILMRSLQEGSYGQMIDTAARFYMGYAQVHQEGYWNDKSINKLMEDSKDTRDKILSDKNVKGAFGRLETYGMAATDTLTKGVMIVGTEPEGEDQLSSLSQKMVKGTYLSNDSKDIIIGEGLAKYLGISVNDTLALLGQGYHGASAAELYKIQGIIKHPNPQMNNQVVYMSLPTVQYFVSAPNMLNAYILNIKDTRQIDQTVTELRDRLDKAKFEVMSWDELSPEMVNMINTDREGGKIMIYILYIVIAFGIFSTILMMTIEREREFGILTAVGMVKSKIYSMLLQESLFIGLIGIVSSIVAGFPILLYMENHPIHIDGAKGDAMAKMGMEPILRFTASLDIIWPQALLMAFIMIVCTIYPMIHVSRIKTVEAIHS
- a CDS encoding outer membrane lipoprotein-sorting protein; translated protein: MKRLTSALITLVFYLVSFPIVAQETASEIIAKMQEQQRGQSSYINMTMKVIRPDWTRTMQMKSWSKGTDDFFLVLVTSPAKDKGSSSLKRYKEMWSWTPSIERTIKISPSMMSQAWMGSDFTNDDLMKGASVVKDYSHKLLGKETVHGLECYKIEMIPHEDAAVVWGKVLVWVTTDGIYNQIKVENYDEDMYLVNTLNCFDVKEMGGRTMPTRMEMVPADEEGKKTVMIYNEAKYNQKINENFFTQQNMKRVR
- a CDS encoding TetR/AcrR family transcriptional regulator yields the protein MEKDTKTHIITVALQLFEEKGLNKVSLNEVIKASGLSKGAFYHHFKDKKELTSTCIHYYWEDMSNNVVKLPIQDMSLKDALSMILQQFDEAIKRINEGNDNFFEMYLNMLYSIRNDEKILSMSRNYFKKFKQKLSDCIKKEIERGIIREDVDPENTALLITTCTEGHGLLSSANIYDSPNQKLEIIYDQIYKSITTK